The following are encoded together in the Natator depressus isolate rNatDep1 chromosome 10, rNatDep2.hap1, whole genome shotgun sequence genome:
- the SERF2 gene encoding small EDRK-rich factor 2 isoform X2 — MTRGNQRELARQKNMKKQTDSGKGKRRDDGLSAAARKQRDSEIMQQKQKKASEKKEQPK; from the exons ATGACCC GCGGTAACCAGCGTGAACTGGCCCGTCAGAAGAACATGAAGAAGCAGACTGACTCGGGCAAGGGGAAGCGGCGCGATGACGGCCTGTCGGCTGCTGCCCGGAAGCAGAG AGACTCTGAGATAATGCAGCAGAAGCAGAAAAAGGCCAGTGAGAAGAAGGAGCAACCAAAATAA
- the SERF2 gene encoding small EDRK-rich factor 2 isoform X1, which produces MGPYLVQGAASQSSAGVVAGGNQRELARQKNMKKQTDSGKGKRRDDGLSAAARKQRDSEIMQQKQKKASEKKEQPK; this is translated from the exons ATGGGGCCTTATCTCGTCCAGGGTGCAGCGAGTCAGTCTTCTGCTGGTGTCGTTGCAGGCGGTAACCAGCGTGAACTGGCCCGTCAGAAGAACATGAAGAAGCAGACTGACTCGGGCAAGGGGAAGCGGCGCGATGACGGCCTGTCGGCTGCTGCCCGGAAGCAGAG AGACTCTGAGATAATGCAGCAGAAGCAGAAAAAGGCCAGTGAGAAGAAGGAGCAACCAAAATAA